From the genome of Geothrix sp. 21YS21S-4, one region includes:
- a CDS encoding ABC transporter substrate-binding protein — protein MRSFLVFLISAAALFAARPQRVVSQAVGTDELLLALADPGQIAALSHISRDARFSPVASEAGRYPALRDSDAESVLRFRPDLVLAASFTRPETLALLRRAGVRLVVLDRFDTLEDVYASIRVLGRELGQEARADALIAACRGRVDALATRLKGVRSTRVLTAAAYPVTSGAGTTFQDLCDHAGAVNVAAEAGLKGHAPTPSEKLLTWNVEVLVISGDKPDASDTRTRLAELPHYRALPAFKAGRFAVLSGALMSCVSHHRIDAYERLAKALHPERFP, from the coding sequence GTGAGAAGTTTTCTTGTCTTTCTGATCTCGGCTGCGGCTCTGTTCGCCGCGCGGCCGCAGCGGGTGGTGAGCCAGGCGGTGGGGACGGACGAACTGCTGCTGGCCCTGGCCGATCCCGGCCAGATCGCAGCGCTCAGCCACATCAGCCGCGACGCGCGGTTCAGTCCGGTCGCTTCGGAAGCGGGGCGCTATCCAGCCCTGCGGGACAGCGACGCGGAGAGCGTCCTCCGGTTCCGGCCCGATCTGGTGCTGGCCGCCAGCTTCACCCGCCCCGAGACCCTGGCCCTGCTCCGGCGGGCCGGGGTCCGGCTGGTGGTCCTCGATCGGTTCGATACGCTGGAGGACGTCTACGCCAGCATCCGCGTTCTGGGCCGCGAACTGGGCCAGGAGGCCCGGGCCGACGCCCTCATCGCCGCCTGCCGTGGTCGCGTGGATGCCCTGGCCACGCGGCTGAAGGGCGTGCGGTCCACCCGCGTCCTCACGGCCGCGGCCTACCCCGTCACCTCCGGCGCCGGCACCACCTTCCAGGACCTCTGCGACCACGCGGGCGCCGTGAACGTCGCGGCGGAAGCCGGGCTGAAAGGCCACGCGCCGACGCCCTCCGAGAAGCTGCTCACCTGGAACGTGGAGGTGCTGGTCATTTCCGGCGACAAGCCCGACGCCTCCGATACCCGGACGCGCCTGGCGGAGCTGCCCCACTACCGCGCCCTGCCCGCCTTCAAGGCCGGGCGCTTCGCGGTGCTTTCCGGCGCCCTCATGTCCTGCGTCTCCCACCACCGCATCGACGCCTACGAGCGCCTTGCGAAGGCCCTCCATCCCGAACGATTCCCGTGA
- a CDS encoding non-canonical purine NTP pyrophosphatase has translation MLKVLLASRNAGKLREFAALLPDVTLVPWPSEAPELPETGAFFQDNALQKAEGAAAWWREHGTEAIDGVLADDSGLCVDALWGGPGVLSARFAPDLPTYRDRNRRLLDMLPEGADRTARFVCVLACAPSTGPAFTVGASVEGRLALEPRGEGGFGYDPIFIPEGSDLTFGELPADAKHTLSHRARACAALREKLAILS, from the coding sequence ATGCTGAAAGTCCTTCTCGCCTCCCGCAACGCCGGCAAGCTGCGCGAGTTCGCGGCCCTGCTGCCGGACGTCACGCTGGTGCCCTGGCCATCCGAAGCGCCGGAACTTCCCGAGACGGGCGCCTTCTTCCAGGACAATGCCCTCCAGAAGGCGGAGGGCGCCGCGGCGTGGTGGCGGGAACACGGGACGGAAGCGATCGACGGCGTGCTGGCGGACGATTCCGGGCTGTGCGTGGACGCGCTGTGGGGCGGCCCCGGCGTGCTGTCCGCCCGCTTCGCGCCGGATCTCCCCACCTACCGGGACAGGAACCGCCGCCTCCTGGACATGCTGCCGGAGGGCGCCGACCGGACGGCCCGCTTCGTGTGCGTCCTCGCCTGTGCGCCTTCGACCGGCCCCGCCTTCACCGTCGGAGCCTCCGTGGAAGGGCGCCTCGCGCTGGAGCCTCGGGGCGAGGGCGGCTTCGGCTACGACCCGATCTTCATCCCCGAGGGCTCCGACCTCACCTTCGGCGAACTGCCCGCCGACGCCAAGCACACGCTCAGCCACCGGGCCCGCGCGTGCGCGGCCCTGCGGGAGAAGCTGGCCATCCTGTCCTGA
- a CDS encoding peptidoglycan DD-metalloendopeptidase family protein: MLPRPLVTCRPLLLMTAGAAIGWTAPGALPFKASPVPGGVAVVALPDAPAPPVVTYRGEPVLVRRSGRSWAAVVGIPLSAEAGRDEIRADGRAVSFTIRPKRYAEQRVRLENPRQVTPDPEDEARIAREQALMGPAWKARPEGLVPSLSFRQPTPGGLTASFGLRRVFNGQPRSPHSGLDIKAPAGQAVRAPAAGVVVLTGDFFFSGNAVFLAHGEGVVSLFAHLSKIRVREGQRLEAGDILGDVGKTGRATGPHLHWSLSLNNARVDPRLFLAGKP; encoded by the coding sequence ATGCTTCCTCGTCCCCTCGTCACTTGCCGACCCCTGCTGCTGATGACCGCCGGCGCGGCGATCGGTTGGACGGCGCCCGGTGCTCTTCCCTTTAAGGCTTCACCTGTTCCCGGTGGCGTGGCCGTGGTGGCTCTGCCGGACGCGCCTGCGCCGCCGGTGGTGACCTACCGCGGGGAACCGGTGCTGGTGCGGCGCAGCGGGCGGAGCTGGGCGGCGGTGGTGGGGATTCCTCTGAGCGCCGAGGCCGGGCGCGACGAGATCCGGGCGGACGGCCGCGCGGTGTCCTTTACCATCCGGCCCAAGCGCTACGCGGAGCAGCGGGTGCGCCTGGAGAATCCGCGGCAGGTGACGCCTGATCCCGAGGACGAGGCCCGCATCGCGCGGGAACAGGCGCTGATGGGACCGGCCTGGAAGGCCCGGCCCGAAGGGCTCGTTCCCTCGCTAAGCTTCCGCCAGCCCACGCCGGGCGGGCTGACCGCCTCCTTCGGTCTGCGGCGGGTGTTCAACGGCCAGCCCCGGTCGCCCCACTCGGGGCTGGACATCAAGGCGCCCGCGGGCCAAGCCGTGCGCGCGCCGGCCGCGGGTGTGGTGGTGCTGACGGGCGACTTCTTCTTCAGCGGAAATGCGGTGTTCCTGGCCCACGGCGAGGGGGTGGTGAGCCTGTTCGCCCACCTGTCGAAGATCCGCGTCCGCGAAGGGCAGCGGCTGGAGGCCGGCGACATCCTGGGCGACGTCGGGAAGACCGGCCGCGCCACGGGCCCCCACCTCCACTGGTCGCTGAGCCTCAACAATGCGCGGGTGGACCCGCGGCTGTTCCTGGCCGGCAAGCCCTGA
- a CDS encoding DMT family transporter yields MSVRLGSRHWLAIAGALLLWASAFAGIRAGMRLSPSGAAGPGGYGPGELALLRFGTASLALAGYAAAKRMRLPALADLPRIAIAGFLGISVYHAALNFGEVTVQSAAASLLIAAGPVFTALLSAAFLGERLTRLGWAGIFVAFAGVILIALSSGDGLRFTPGALLILLSAAVAAVYSILSKKSFPRHTALEFTAYSIWAGTLPLLVFLPGLVRQLPAARPSATAAVVYLGCFPGALAYLLWNDALSRMPAALLSSFLYLSPVLASAIAWAWLGEVPSPLTVLGGAIAIAGVVLVQTRGRVRA; encoded by the coding sequence ATGTCTGTCAGGCTCGGATCCCGTCATTGGCTGGCCATCGCCGGCGCGCTGCTGCTGTGGGCATCGGCCTTTGCGGGCATCCGCGCGGGAATGCGGCTGAGCCCCTCGGGGGCCGCGGGACCCGGGGGCTATGGTCCCGGCGAGCTGGCCCTGCTGCGGTTCGGCACCGCGTCCCTGGCCCTGGCGGGCTACGCCGCCGCCAAGCGGATGCGGCTGCCCGCCCTCGCGGACCTTCCGCGAATCGCTATCGCCGGCTTTCTGGGGATCAGCGTCTACCACGCGGCCCTCAACTTCGGCGAAGTCACGGTCCAGTCCGCGGCCGCGTCGCTGCTCATCGCCGCCGGTCCCGTCTTCACCGCGCTCCTGTCGGCGGCGTTCCTGGGCGAGCGGCTGACGCGCCTGGGCTGGGCGGGCATCTTCGTGGCCTTCGCCGGCGTGATCCTCATCGCCCTCAGCAGCGGCGACGGCCTACGGTTCACGCCCGGCGCCCTGCTGATCCTGCTGTCCGCCGCCGTGGCGGCCGTGTACTCGATCCTGTCGAAGAAGAGCTTCCCCCGGCACACGGCCCTGGAGTTCACGGCCTATTCCATCTGGGCCGGCACCCTGCCCCTGCTGGTCTTCCTGCCGGGACTGGTTCGCCAGCTTCCCGCCGCGAGGCCCTCCGCCACGGCCGCGGTGGTCTACCTGGGCTGCTTTCCGGGCGCGCTCGCCTACCTCCTGTGGAACGACGCCCTGTCGCGGATGCCCGCCGCCCTGCTGTCGAGCTTCCTGTACCTGTCGCCGGTGCTGGCCAGCGCCATCGCCTGGGCGTGGCTGGGCGAAGTGCCCTCGCCCCTCACCGTCCTCGGCGGCGCCATCGCCATCGCCGGCGTCGTCCTGGTGCAGACGCGGGGGCGCGTGCGGGCGTGA
- a CDS encoding ABC transporter substrate-binding protein, with protein MRVTCPVHGTVLHLDAPPRRVVSFVSSATEALFALGCGDSLVGVTPYCGRYVENLQVPVAGDYLKADLNGLRALEPDLVLVTSGIQTTFAQRLAEAGLPVFALPLPASRFGILENQITLGGLMHRVAEARVLSSRMEAGFAALAASAPSKRPTVFVEMWCGRHLRGIGGLSFIHDLVELAGGTPVPPPAAEAYPHPDLDAVAATRPDAILLFQEPEHPVDGAALLADRGWDWNPRIIDSDITKGHNIIHDGPSYLDTARWLKEQIQNAPL; from the coding sequence GTGCGAGTGACCTGTCCCGTCCATGGAACCGTCCTCCACCTGGATGCGCCGCCGCGCCGCGTCGTCAGCTTCGTGTCCAGCGCCACGGAGGCCCTCTTCGCGCTGGGCTGCGGCGACTCGCTCGTGGGCGTCACACCCTACTGCGGGCGCTACGTGGAGAACCTCCAGGTTCCCGTGGCGGGCGACTACCTCAAGGCCGACCTCAATGGTCTCCGGGCGCTGGAACCCGATCTGGTCCTCGTCACGTCGGGCATCCAGACCACCTTCGCCCAGCGGCTCGCGGAAGCGGGGCTGCCCGTCTTCGCCCTGCCCCTCCCCGCCAGCCGCTTCGGGATCCTGGAGAACCAGATCACCCTGGGCGGGCTGATGCACCGCGTCGCCGAGGCCCGCGTTCTCAGCTCGCGCATGGAGGCCGGCTTCGCCGCCCTGGCCGCGTCGGCCCCCTCGAAGCGCCCCACCGTCTTCGTCGAGATGTGGTGCGGCCGCCACCTGCGCGGCATCGGCGGCCTGTCCTTCATCCACGACCTGGTGGAACTGGCCGGCGGAACGCCCGTGCCCCCACCCGCCGCCGAAGCCTACCCCCACCCCGACCTGGACGCCGTCGCCGCAACCCGGCCCGACGCGATCCTCCTGTTCCAGGAACCCGAGCACCCCGTGGACGGCGCCGCCCTCCTCGCCGACCGCGGCTGGGACTGGAATCCCCGCATCATCGATTCCGACATCACCAAGGGCCACAACATCATCCACGACGGCCCGAGCTACCTGGACACCGCGCGGTGGCTGAAGGAGCAGATTCAAAATGCTCCTCTCTGA
- a CDS encoding TonB-dependent receptor: MGSARILFSLVAVSTLAGAAEAAEKAAPSATVTVSAEAQPVEVTRTPAPVRIVEADELARLGSRTVAELLAVLQPGAVMATGGPGKAASAFLNGTLSRNIVVLLDGMRLNDPTAPSPDLGMLSLVGIGRVELLLGPSSVLYGSDAIGGVIALTSAGRGPAGFHGEVGLKAGTDSRLGGSAQVQLSGAAGWIAAGGEAQKEESGFPDDASRQAGGFLRLGTTWGAADVTGFYRNSGQTASVPFTTLAYPGFGRSYEPGRETRARQESWGASLHWTLAPGLVLENTLQALEGLTGDPNGPLRQQTDRDFRRVEDQLTLHWTPSQTFRLSGRLEGREDTAHAKNYYDPSTYAAVPYRGEGRDVAAAVEARWTILSGVDWVAGLRRDGGHRDLTRTDTGLRTRAGSAEATTWRTGLNWVVAPELRLYASAGRGFRMPNTTEFALNAQAESQDGRTYSLTPEYSRTFQIGATGQLGGHWEYRLEAQRTRVSDLLAYVYDTSLAWPALFTSHYENRGAIRAQSVEGALGWRGGSTVAWGWDLILRSQETRDLDHNTEADRFGQQNTAIVRHPFFTASAAAFVQGGAWRADVRLDRVGPRYDLNDTTYAVASTGRPFRDLSVGASFEPVKNLTVSLRGEHLLQKRMSAEDWLSGRYDQDGDAFLVYGFPAPGPRWTLGATWKW, translated from the coding sequence ATGGGTTCCGCCCGAATTCTCTTCTCCCTGGTGGCCGTGTCCACCCTGGCCGGCGCCGCCGAGGCCGCCGAAAAGGCCGCCCCCAGCGCGACGGTCACCGTCAGCGCCGAGGCCCAGCCGGTGGAGGTCACCCGCACCCCCGCGCCCGTCCGCATCGTCGAAGCCGACGAGCTGGCCCGCCTCGGCAGCCGCACGGTGGCCGAGCTGCTGGCGGTGCTCCAGCCCGGCGCCGTCATGGCGACCGGCGGCCCCGGCAAGGCCGCCTCGGCCTTCCTCAACGGCACCCTCAGCCGGAACATCGTGGTGCTCCTCGACGGGATGCGGCTCAACGATCCCACCGCGCCCAGCCCCGACCTCGGGATGCTCAGCCTGGTCGGCATCGGCCGGGTGGAGCTGCTCCTCGGCCCCTCGTCCGTGCTCTACGGCAGCGACGCCATCGGCGGCGTGATCGCCCTCACCAGCGCGGGCCGCGGCCCCGCCGGCTTCCACGGCGAAGTGGGACTGAAGGCGGGCACGGATTCCCGCCTCGGCGGCTCCGCCCAGGTCCAGCTCTCCGGCGCCGCGGGCTGGATCGCGGCCGGAGGCGAAGCGCAGAAGGAGGAGAGCGGCTTCCCCGACGACGCCTCCCGCCAGGCCGGCGGCTTCCTCCGCCTGGGCACCACCTGGGGCGCCGCGGACGTGACCGGCTTCTACCGCAACAGCGGGCAGACGGCGTCCGTGCCCTTCACCACCCTGGCCTACCCCGGCTTCGGCCGCAGCTACGAGCCCGGACGCGAAACCCGCGCGCGGCAGGAGAGCTGGGGCGCCAGCCTGCACTGGACCCTCGCCCCCGGCCTGGTGCTGGAAAACACCCTCCAGGCCCTGGAAGGCCTCACGGGCGATCCGAACGGCCCCCTCCGCCAGCAGACGGACCGCGACTTCCGGCGGGTGGAGGATCAGCTCACCCTCCACTGGACGCCCTCCCAGACCTTCCGCCTGTCGGGCCGCCTGGAAGGCCGCGAGGACACCGCCCACGCCAAGAACTACTACGACCCGTCCACCTACGCCGCCGTGCCCTACCGGGGCGAAGGCCGCGACGTGGCCGCCGCCGTGGAGGCGCGCTGGACGATCCTTTCCGGCGTCGACTGGGTGGCGGGTCTCCGCCGCGACGGCGGCCACCGGGACCTGACCCGCACCGACACCGGCCTCCGCACCCGGGCGGGCAGCGCCGAGGCCACCACCTGGCGCACCGGCCTCAACTGGGTCGTGGCGCCGGAACTGCGGCTCTACGCCAGCGCGGGCCGGGGATTCCGGATGCCCAACACCACGGAATTCGCCCTGAACGCCCAGGCGGAAAGCCAGGACGGCAGGACCTACTCCCTCACGCCCGAGTACAGCCGCACCTTCCAGATCGGCGCCACCGGCCAGCTCGGCGGCCACTGGGAATACCGGCTGGAGGCGCAGCGCACGCGCGTCTCGGACCTGCTGGCGTACGTCTATGACACCAGCCTCGCCTGGCCCGCGCTGTTCACGTCCCACTACGAGAACCGCGGCGCCATCCGCGCCCAGAGCGTCGAAGGCGCCCTGGGGTGGCGCGGCGGCTCGACCGTCGCCTGGGGCTGGGACCTGATCCTGCGCAGCCAGGAGACCCGCGACCTCGACCACAACACGGAAGCCGATCGCTTCGGCCAGCAGAACACGGCCATCGTGCGGCACCCCTTCTTCACCGCCTCGGCCGCTGCATTCGTCCAGGGCGGCGCCTGGCGCGCGGACGTGCGGCTGGATCGCGTCGGTCCCCGCTACGACCTGAACGACACCACCTACGCCGTGGCGTCCACCGGCCGGCCCTTCCGCGACCTGTCCGTGGGCGCCTCCTTCGAGCCCGTGAAGAACCTCACCGTGTCCCTGCGCGGCGAGCACCTGCTCCAGAAGCGCATGAGCGCCGAGGATTGGCTCAGCGGGCGCTACGATCAGGACGGGGACGCCTTCCTGGTCTACGGCTTCCCCGCCCCCGGCCCCCGCTGGACCCTGGGCGCGACCTGGAAGTGGTGA
- the mtnP gene encoding S-methyl-5'-thioadenosine phosphorylase — MNVPIGIIGGSGLYRMEGLVLDRTELVETPFGSPSGPVHLGTLDGAPVAFLARHGDGHRFTPSEVNYRANIWALKFLGAERLISVSAVGSLQARHKPGELRLVDQFIDKTRHRKDTFFGEGLVAHVSFAEPACAHVTGALLAAGRELSLPIEGGALYVCMEGPAFSTRAESRLHQSWGADLIGMTQVTEARLAREAELCYACIALVTDYDAWREEEAGVDAASVLEVMHANVDKAQRLLRAAVPALSAAPRPCACGEALKAGLYTNPDLVPEDARKRLHLLVAKYGYGTP, encoded by the coding sequence ATGAACGTACCCATCGGAATCATCGGCGGCAGCGGGCTCTACCGGATGGAGGGCCTGGTCCTGGACCGGACGGAACTGGTGGAGACGCCCTTCGGCTCGCCGTCCGGGCCCGTCCACCTGGGCACCCTGGACGGGGCGCCGGTGGCGTTCCTCGCCCGGCACGGCGACGGCCACCGCTTCACCCCCAGCGAGGTGAACTACCGGGCCAACATCTGGGCGTTGAAGTTCCTTGGGGCGGAACGGCTGATCTCGGTCTCGGCGGTGGGCAGCCTCCAGGCCCGCCACAAGCCCGGCGAGCTGCGGCTGGTGGACCAGTTCATCGACAAGACCCGCCACCGGAAGGACACCTTCTTCGGGGAGGGCCTGGTGGCCCACGTCAGCTTCGCGGAGCCCGCCTGCGCCCACGTGACGGGTGCGCTGCTCGCCGCGGGCCGGGAACTGTCCCTGCCGATCGAGGGCGGCGCCCTCTACGTGTGCATGGAGGGGCCGGCCTTCTCCACCCGCGCCGAGAGCCGCCTGCACCAGAGCTGGGGCGCGGACCTCATCGGAATGACCCAGGTGACCGAGGCGCGCCTCGCCCGGGAGGCGGAGCTCTGCTATGCCTGCATCGCCCTCGTCACCGACTACGACGCCTGGCGCGAGGAGGAGGCCGGCGTGGACGCCGCCTCCGTGCTGGAAGTCATGCACGCCAACGTGGACAAGGCCCAGCGCCTGCTCCGCGCCGCCGTGCCCGCGCTGTCCGCGGCGCCGCGGCCCTGCGCCTGCGGCGAGGCCCTGAAGGCGGGCCTCTACACGAATCCGGACCTGGTGCCGGAGGACGCCCGGAAGCGGCTCCACCTTCTCGTGGCCAAGTACGGGTACGGAACGCCCTGA
- a CDS encoding serine hydrolase codes for MGSGSSLLEAARSSRTFRRLAGWSLAWVVATLQAGPPTAPGGYWPSETWRTSSPEQQGLSSEVLCQALDQIRERNIEVDRILIVRHGYLVLDATFFPFAKDSLHDVASITKSITSLNVGIAIDRGWVKRVQVPVLSLFPERKSPLADEAEGQLNVAHLLTMTSGLCRDLREGEGQTGDMERARDGLSYMLDHALVAPPGRDFVYCSLGPHLLSAILTRVTGRPLKAFAEKELFAPLGISGVLWDADPQGYTHGWGDLFIRPMDLAKLGYLMLQGGRWDGKQIVAKAWVEASATPHVFESGGTGYGYLWWIPKEPAGLYEGRGRGGQRLAVWPRKHLVAVLLGSGGYTLGGIGATLIKAVVADEPLPENPPSLKRLHQKLAEAAAPPPAKPVAPPPPIATRVSGRTYTMEANRLGLKTFSLTFPGESEAELRLGSDEPADKIIPVGLDGVYRLSSTSRHGLAAGASGGWSRENTFAMAYREAAADRNWRFTIRFEGDAAVWAVHENTGLVGDFEIRARTIAPRGPASP; via the coding sequence ATGGGATCAGGGTCGAGCCTCCTCGAAGCCGCCCGTTCTTCAAGGACGTTCCGCCGGCTTGCGGGCTGGAGCCTCGCATGGGTGGTCGCGACGCTGCAGGCGGGGCCGCCGACCGCTCCCGGAGGCTACTGGCCAAGCGAGACCTGGCGCACCTCTTCGCCCGAGCAGCAGGGCCTCAGCTCCGAGGTGCTCTGCCAGGCGCTGGACCAGATCCGGGAACGGAATATCGAGGTGGACCGCATCCTGATCGTCCGCCACGGGTACCTGGTGCTGGATGCCACGTTCTTCCCGTTCGCCAAGGACTCGCTGCACGATGTGGCCTCGATCACCAAGAGCATCACGTCCCTCAATGTCGGGATTGCCATCGACCGGGGATGGGTGAAGCGCGTCCAGGTTCCCGTCCTCAGCCTTTTCCCGGAGCGGAAGTCCCCTCTTGCGGATGAGGCCGAAGGGCAACTCAACGTGGCGCATCTGCTCACCATGACGTCGGGCTTGTGTCGGGACCTCCGGGAGGGGGAGGGGCAGACGGGTGACATGGAGCGCGCGCGTGACGGGCTTTCCTACATGTTGGACCATGCCCTGGTGGCGCCACCGGGTCGGGACTTTGTCTACTGTTCGCTGGGTCCCCACCTGCTTTCGGCGATCCTGACGCGGGTCACGGGCAGGCCACTGAAGGCTTTCGCGGAAAAGGAACTCTTCGCGCCCCTCGGGATCAGCGGAGTGCTCTGGGATGCGGATCCCCAGGGTTACACCCATGGTTGGGGGGACCTGTTCATCCGCCCCATGGATCTGGCCAAGCTCGGCTACCTCATGCTGCAAGGGGGGCGCTGGGACGGGAAGCAGATCGTCGCGAAGGCCTGGGTCGAAGCCTCCGCCACGCCCCATGTGTTTGAATCCGGCGGTACCGGGTACGGCTACTTATGGTGGATTCCCAAGGAGCCGGCCGGACTCTACGAAGGCCGGGGGCGCGGGGGGCAACGGTTGGCGGTGTGGCCCCGGAAGCATCTGGTGGCCGTGCTCCTGGGCAGTGGTGGGTACACCCTCGGCGGGATCGGCGCCACCCTGATCAAGGCCGTGGTGGCCGACGAACCCCTCCCGGAGAATCCGCCGAGCCTGAAGCGCCTGCACCAGAAGCTGGCCGAGGCGGCGGCCCCTCCGCCCGCCAAACCCGTGGCCCCCCCGCCTCCCATCGCTACCCGCGTGTCGGGCCGGACCTACACCATGGAGGCAAACCGCCTCGGCCTGAAGACCTTCTCGCTGACCTTCCCTGGCGAAAGCGAAGCCGAGCTCCGGCTGGGCAGCGACGAGCCGGCGGACAAGATCATTCCCGTGGGTCTGGACGGGGTCTATCGCCTTTCTTCCACTTCCCGGCACGGCCTCGCGGCAGGGGCTTCCGGAGGGTGGAGCAGGGAAAATACCTTCGCCATGGCCTATCGGGAAGCCGCAGCTGATCGGAACTGGCGGTTCACCATCCGTTTCGAAGGCGATGCGGCCGTGTGGGCCGTCCATGAGAATACGGGGCTCGTCGGGGACTTCGAGATCCGGGCCAGGACGATCGCACCCCGCGGTCCGGCGAGTCCCTGA
- a CDS encoding ABC transporter ATP-binding protein, whose translation MTPALHAASLGVPGRLEAVSLNLGPGEMVAVVGPNGAGKSTLIQALAGLLPAEGTVHWNGQLLSKIPVAVRARQLAWVGQEAQFEFAFPVREVVAQGRYAWGDDPGGVAEALAELDLAHLADRPATRLSGGERHRVGLARALATGAPIQLWDEPVAQLDVRHALEVLRLARRLADGGGTVVVSLHDLRAAYRFDRVLALDGGRLVGDGPPHEVLTAALIREVFRVEATFVESFVPELPCE comes from the coding sequence ATGACGCCCGCCCTTCACGCTGCGTCCCTGGGCGTTCCCGGGCGACTGGAGGCGGTCTCGCTGAACCTCGGTCCCGGCGAAATGGTGGCGGTGGTGGGGCCCAACGGCGCAGGAAAATCCACCCTGATCCAGGCACTGGCGGGGCTGCTGCCAGCGGAAGGAACGGTCCATTGGAATGGACAGCTCCTATCTAAAATTCCCGTGGCTGTCCGCGCCCGCCAATTGGCGTGGGTGGGGCAGGAGGCCCAGTTCGAGTTCGCCTTTCCCGTGCGCGAGGTGGTGGCCCAGGGCCGCTACGCCTGGGGCGACGATCCCGGGGGCGTGGCAGAGGCCCTGGCGGAACTGGACCTCGCCCACCTGGCGGATCGTCCGGCGACGCGCCTCTCCGGCGGCGAGCGCCACCGCGTGGGCCTCGCCCGCGCCCTGGCCACCGGGGCGCCCATCCAGCTGTGGGACGAGCCCGTGGCTCAGCTCGACGTGCGCCATGCCCTCGAAGTCCTGCGCCTGGCGCGGCGGCTGGCGGACGGCGGCGGCACCGTGGTGGTGAGCCTCCACGACCTGCGGGCCGCCTACCGCTTCGACCGCGTCCTGGCGCTCGACGGGGGCCGGCTCGTGGGCGACGGCCCGCCTCACGAGGTGCTGACCGCGGCGCTGATCCGCGAGGTCTTCCGCGTGGAGGCCACCTTCGTCGAATCCTTCGTTCCGGAGCTGCCGTGCGAGTGA
- a CDS encoding iron ABC transporter permease yields the protein MRSRAAVSVLVAALVLAFLASLAFGELRLSFGEVLAALGGGGDEIARTVVRDFRLPRALVGAAAGAALGASGVVMQAFFRNPLASPGLLGVSSGGALGAVAVLALGPAAGLGAATLWALPAASIAGAFVATGAVLILARRGAGAEQLLLSGVALNALLGAGTSFLLTTTVGHFEVNAQILFWLMGGLESRSWEHVWMGVPAILAACLLLLPLGRPMDLLSLGEQSAQSLGVNVVGLRRRLIVLSTILTALATAVGGIIGFVGLVVPHLLRLAFGPDHRRLLPYSMLGGAAFLLGCDLITRLFPLGLRLGVVTALIGGPFFLWLLRRPR from the coding sequence GTGAGATCCCGCGCGGCCGTTTCCGTCCTGGTGGCGGCGCTGGTCCTGGCCTTCCTGGCCTCCCTCGCCTTCGGAGAGCTGCGGTTGTCCTTCGGGGAAGTGCTGGCGGCCCTGGGCGGCGGCGGGGACGAGATCGCGCGGACGGTGGTGCGCGACTTCCGCCTGCCCCGTGCGCTGGTGGGCGCCGCCGCGGGGGCGGCGCTCGGCGCCAGCGGCGTGGTGATGCAGGCCTTCTTCCGCAATCCCCTGGCGAGCCCCGGCCTGCTGGGCGTGAGCAGCGGCGGGGCCCTGGGCGCCGTGGCGGTCCTCGCCCTGGGACCCGCGGCGGGGCTGGGCGCCGCCACGCTGTGGGCCTTGCCCGCGGCGTCCATCGCCGGCGCCTTCGTCGCCACGGGCGCCGTCCTCATCCTGGCTCGGCGCGGGGCGGGCGCCGAGCAGCTGCTGCTGTCCGGCGTAGCCCTCAACGCCCTGCTGGGCGCGGGCACCAGCTTCCTGCTCACCACCACCGTGGGCCACTTCGAGGTGAACGCCCAGATCCTGTTCTGGCTGATGGGCGGGTTGGAGAGCCGCAGCTGGGAGCACGTGTGGATGGGCGTTCCCGCCATCCTCGCCGCCTGCCTGTTGCTGCTGCCGCTCGGCCGGCCCATGGACCTCCTGAGCCTCGGCGAGCAGAGCGCCCAGAGCCTGGGGGTGAACGTGGTGGGCCTCCGCCGCCGCCTCATCGTCCTCTCCACCATCCTCACGGCCCTGGCCACCGCCGTCGGCGGGATCATCGGCTTCGTGGGCCTCGTGGTCCCCCACCTGCTGCGGCTGGCATTCGGGCCCGACCACCGGCGGCTGCTTCCCTACTCCATGCTCGGGGGCGCGGCCTTCCTCCTGGGCTGCGACCTGATCACCCGGCTGTTTCCGCTGGGGCTGCGGCTCGGCGTGGTGACCGCCCTCATCGGCGGTCCCTTCTTCCTGTGGCTGCTGCGGAGGCCGCGATGA